A part of Miscanthus floridulus cultivar M001 chromosome 6, ASM1932011v1, whole genome shotgun sequence genomic DNA contains:
- the LOC136458913 gene encoding protein S40-1-like gives MASAAEELCESEVLWPEAPHDDGDATPSSSWSVAPRSRTPAARGVPERLTIHPGSRPVDIPRPAASSAARRRDHEDEDGGWSGSGTMVPPHVLVSRRRLEGPAAAFALRSGPGRARELSHLRNSVLRMTGFIEG, from the coding sequence ATGGCGAGCGCCGCCGAGGAGCTGTGCGAGTCCGAGGTGCTGTGGCCGGAGGCGCcccacgacgacggcgacgcgacGCCCAGCAGCTCGTGGTCCGTGGCGCCGCGGTCCAGAACGCCGGCTGCGCGGGGCGTCCCTGAGAGGCTGACGATCCATCCGGGCTCGCGGCCGGTGGACATTCCCAGGCCCGCGGCGAGCTCGGCGGCCCGACGCCGAGACCACGAGGACGAGGACGGTGGATGGAGCGGCAGCGGCACGATGGTGCCGCCGCACGTGCTGGTCTCGCGGAGGCGGTTGGAGGGGCCGGCGGCGGCGTTCGCGCTGCGGTCGGGTCCCGGCCGCGCGCGCGAGCTCAGCCACTTGCGCAACTCCGTGCTGCGCATGACCGGCTTCATCGAAGGATGA
- the LOC136458912 gene encoding probable complex I intermediate-associated protein 30: protein MSKLRALWQASFNATKRALIWSSDDLIPPSERCIFNFNSKDELKRWHLYSDSEYGGLSSASLEITDGASVGDTPLTGVFSGNLSLDMSEESTWRIRRYGFCGMRSKKFDGFIDLDAYDTIAMKIKGDGRCYISTIYTENWVNSPGQQEDNSWQAFVYIPQDRWQVLKIPIDRYLPTWRGSVIEAKLEINPARIVGMSLSVNAEGGVPGAKTGPGDFRLEVDWIKALRTL from the exons ATGTCGAAGCTGCGAGCTCTGTGGCAGGCTTCCTTTAACGCCACAAAGAGAG CTCTTATATGGAGTTCAGATGATCTAATTCCGCCAAGTGAAAGATGTATCTTCAATTTCAACTCAAAAGATGAGCTGAAAAGGTGGCATTTGTACTCAGATTCAGAGTATGGAG GTTTGTCTTCTGCATCCTTGGAAATAACTGATGGCGCTTCAGTTGGAGATACTCCATTAACTG GTGTGTTTTCTGGTAATCTTTCTTTGGATATGTCCGAAGAGTCAACATGGAGGATCAGGCGCTATGGATTCTGCGGGATGCGATCAAAGAAG TTTGATGGTTTCATTGACCTTGATGCATATGATACAATAGCAATGAAGATCAAAGGAGATGGAAGATGCTACATATCTACC ATATACACAGAGAATTGGGTGAATTCACCCGGACAACAAGAAGACAACTCATGGCAGGCTTTTGTGTACATACCCCAGGACAGATGGCAAGTCCTGAAG ATCCCTATTGATCGATATTTACCCACATGGAGAGGAAGTGTGATCGAGGCAAAGTTGGAAATTAACCCTGCTCGAATTGTGGGGATGTCTCTCTCTGTAAACGCAGAAGGCGGTGTTCCTGGTGCCAAGACTGGGCCTGGTGATTTTAGGCTTGAGGTTGATTGGATCAAGGCGTTGAGAACACTGTGA